A genomic segment from Streptomyces sp. NBC_00459 encodes:
- a CDS encoding YbaB/EbfC family nucleoid-associated protein has translation MIPGGGQPNMQQLLQQAQKMQQDLANAQEELARTEVDGQAGGGLVKATVTGAGELRALKIDPKAVDPEDTETLADLVVAAVQAANENAQQLQQQKLGPLAQGLGGGGSGIPGLPF, from the coding sequence GTGATCCCCGGTGGTGGCCAGCCCAACATGCAGCAGCTGCTCCAGCAGGCCCAGAAGATGCAGCAGGACCTGGCGAACGCGCAGGAGGAGCTGGCGCGGACCGAGGTCGACGGGCAGGCGGGCGGTGGTCTGGTGAAGGCGACCGTGACGGGCGCCGGTGAACTGCGGGCCCTCAAGATCGACCCGAAGGCGGTCGACCCGGAGGACACGGAGACTCTCGCCGACCTGGTCGTGGCGGCCGTACAGGCGGCGAACGAGAACGCGCAGCAGCTTCAGCAGCAGAAGCTGGGCCCGCTGGCCCAGGGTCTGGGTGGCGGCGGCAGCGGCATTCCCGGTCTGCCGTTCTGA
- the recR gene encoding recombination mediator RecR: MYEGVVQDLIDELGRLPGVGPKSAQRIAFHILQAEPTDVRRLAHALLEVKAKVRFCATCGNVAQEELCGICRDPRRDPTVICVVEEPKDVVAVERTREFRGKYHVLGGAISPIEGVGPDDLRIRELLARLADGAVTELILATDPNLEGEATATYLARMIKPMGLKVTRLASGLPVGGDLEYADEVTLGRAFEGRRLLDV; the protein is encoded by the coding sequence TTGTACGAAGGCGTGGTCCAGGACCTCATCGACGAACTGGGGCGGCTCCCCGGCGTCGGTCCCAAGAGCGCGCAGCGGATCGCCTTCCACATCCTCCAGGCGGAGCCGACGGACGTACGGCGCCTCGCGCACGCCCTCCTCGAAGTGAAGGCGAAAGTCCGCTTCTGCGCGACCTGTGGGAACGTCGCGCAGGAGGAGCTGTGCGGCATCTGCCGCGACCCGCGCCGGGACCCGACGGTCATCTGTGTCGTCGAGGAGCCCAAGGACGTCGTGGCGGTCGAGCGGACGCGTGAGTTCCGGGGCAAGTACCACGTCCTGGGCGGCGCGATCAGCCCGATCGAAGGGGTGGGCCCGGACGACCTCCGTATCAGGGAACTGCTGGCCCGCCTCGCGGACGGCGCGGTCACGGAACTGATCCTGGCCACGGACCCGAACCTGGAGGGCGAGGCCACAGCGACCTACCTCGCCCGCATGATCAAACCCATGGGCCTCAAGGTCACCCGCCTGGCCAGCGGCCTCCCTGTGGGTGGCGACCTGGAATACGCGGACGAGGTGACCCTTGGCCGCGCCTTCGAGGGGAGACGACTTCTAGATGTCTGA
- a CDS encoding ricin-type beta-trefoil lectin domain protein, with protein sequence MAALAVLGGLAVQPDVLGRNSAQPVAATGDSYDGFDSKAAEQLREDQCVAAYGLRKGGPNLFALAQNAVGLPADQLHQKLRRDLADSTTPLHQAFSADSAVTDQWVKKVDAQELAFANTVSGLTSYPGEPRGKFEILDQTGLLPWLWQSYGSSVDLFSPFYDPSPTADDKTKAAALAIGDPLYTTGGTPEEQQAWKLWKKNSGKIEPNVLFVPRVFADDARIFLASGGFPRTAPAPGTPEFRIAVEDLKARFASCAWHAPIDPNRVLGKEVAQASAEWQQEIAAQATQRQQILTSGLNATNALRDGTFALGQVLGQSWLADYATRWQDYWSAGGLGWIGESNVTIEVPGAKGNCLDVAGNGKTNGTPVQIFTCNGGASQQWTLEGSEGDLHLRGVGSQKCLDVAGNAAANGTKIQIFDCYKSAGQSWKGDVRATSPLKSVTTGKCLDLSAFTKSTDARLLDCKNADSQKFLIKPSGHKGTDSPLYPEKAEFDKAKKVVTDAQAAAKKQLAAIKTQLDNAKKAATASDAAEQAAYGIADAAGAPRGRGLLVGQQKAQVTKGTVAALTATVKAAETAEAATRAAAGDSETIAQRAQAQAAQVNAEFRKEAAHTAELQAKAAADAAKLHRDNAKKDKETAEAKLGAALKAEADAKAAAADARAKRLAAEAEEKTAKAEKDIAAAKQIEANQHKRTAQAEAANAKDAKEKAEASEATAVARKNDAVTARDKARDLRDDAWDAEQKADASRAKADAKEAFAQAHESDSSAGESRAAADAASAHADDAEAAAGRSRAAADAATQAAAEADAAATRAEAAAKRSRSNADAAQAAKLRADAAVATATSAVADAITASQHASSEAMTAVKLADEAEALAKTAMSQADEANKEAAKALAASAKAAGFAHVTAQAAVDAGNAASQVAKPANDAIELGSPYVTTDSAAGLVVLAGQSAKSIADQQQAVADAHAKNAQAEAAAAKNLADQATGDTKIAYQYAANAATHAATARTYSKEALGYAADAAKAASQASASLARTIEYDRQAAADATAADQAAGRAEGYAKDARASADQAALDASAAREAAAAAEQSAKDARAAADRADTAATEAEQAAKDALKYAQEAQQAAEAAARNAANKQVSTGAGTGVGGTWYVVDEESIEITDARQHDPCKIEIGFEGCTVTFTVTFSAMVDFFLCNNPEIPEGISCPSEDTMLIESKRIPGLKKDVTEYFSKLELIQQTLTYKIIKAVLVQDFVDCWHGSVSGCAWALSNFIPGKAFTKVFEGIRALDAAMKTGVGVADAFKALKTLDLDPATLAKVAQQVNIYEDAFTACARNSFPAETPVLMADGSHRPISQVGVGDLVLATDPDSGKLLARKVTDTFQHDTDRLVDLTVAGGGTLTSTAGHKFYVVDRGWTLVSDLRVGDLLRTPDGSVRALSALRDRSGLAPRTVYDLTVDDLRTFFVRTSGQRPEDVLVHNCLNLVGDEGRDGAHTLTDHVTISGQRLTDKIAKDGVVSVWNDQATAMRATNEAFQQWLKRSPKNGEKLAKWITAQRKKPKGTIFDPRFDLFPIDWTLRGEGSLGKVYRSGAAAPTDAGNEVVIRIKAVRGKAHPGDEATGVPDNFVIFTSYPR encoded by the coding sequence GCAGAACGCCGTAGGGCTGCCCGCCGATCAGCTCCACCAGAAGCTCCGCCGGGACCTCGCCGACTCCACCACCCCGCTGCACCAGGCCTTCAGCGCGGACAGCGCTGTCACCGACCAGTGGGTCAAGAAGGTCGATGCCCAGGAGCTCGCGTTCGCCAATACCGTCAGCGGCTTGACCTCCTACCCCGGCGAACCGCGCGGAAAGTTCGAGATCCTCGACCAGACCGGGCTGCTTCCGTGGCTGTGGCAGTCGTACGGCAGCTCGGTCGACCTGTTCTCCCCGTTCTACGATCCGTCGCCCACCGCCGACGACAAGACGAAGGCCGCCGCGCTCGCGATCGGCGACCCGCTGTACACCACCGGGGGGACACCGGAGGAGCAGCAGGCGTGGAAGCTGTGGAAGAAGAACTCGGGGAAGATCGAACCCAATGTGCTCTTCGTTCCCAGGGTGTTCGCCGATGACGCCCGGATCTTCCTGGCCTCCGGCGGCTTCCCCCGCACCGCGCCGGCCCCGGGCACCCCGGAGTTCCGTATCGCGGTCGAGGACCTGAAGGCCCGCTTCGCGTCGTGTGCTTGGCACGCCCCGATCGACCCGAACAGGGTTCTCGGCAAGGAGGTCGCGCAGGCGTCCGCCGAGTGGCAGCAGGAGATCGCCGCGCAGGCCACGCAGCGGCAGCAGATTCTCACCTCCGGCCTCAACGCCACGAACGCGTTGCGGGACGGCACGTTCGCCCTGGGCCAGGTCCTCGGCCAGTCATGGCTCGCGGACTACGCCACCCGTTGGCAGGACTACTGGTCCGCGGGTGGTCTGGGCTGGATCGGCGAGAGCAATGTGACGATCGAGGTGCCGGGCGCGAAGGGCAACTGCCTGGACGTCGCGGGCAATGGCAAAACCAACGGCACACCCGTCCAGATCTTCACCTGCAACGGCGGCGCGTCCCAGCAGTGGACGCTCGAGGGCAGTGAGGGCGACCTCCACCTCCGCGGTGTCGGCTCGCAGAAGTGCCTGGACGTGGCCGGAAACGCCGCTGCGAACGGCACGAAGATCCAGATATTCGACTGCTACAAGTCCGCGGGTCAGTCGTGGAAGGGCGACGTCCGTGCGACTTCGCCCCTGAAGAGCGTCACCACGGGCAAGTGCCTGGACCTGAGCGCGTTCACCAAGAGCACGGACGCACGGCTGTTGGACTGCAAGAACGCCGACTCGCAGAAGTTCCTGATCAAGCCGTCGGGCCACAAGGGCACGGACAGCCCTCTCTACCCGGAGAAGGCCGAGTTCGACAAGGCGAAGAAGGTCGTCACCGACGCCCAGGCGGCGGCGAAGAAGCAACTGGCCGCGATCAAAACCCAGTTGGACAACGCCAAGAAGGCGGCCACCGCGTCCGACGCCGCCGAGCAGGCCGCGTACGGCATCGCGGACGCCGCCGGCGCGCCGCGGGGTCGTGGGCTTCTGGTCGGTCAGCAGAAGGCGCAGGTCACCAAGGGAACGGTGGCGGCGCTGACGGCGACGGTGAAGGCCGCTGAGACAGCCGAGGCCGCGACCAGGGCTGCCGCGGGTGACAGCGAGACGATCGCGCAGCGGGCCCAGGCCCAGGCCGCGCAGGTCAACGCGGAGTTCCGCAAGGAGGCCGCTCACACGGCCGAGCTGCAGGCGAAGGCCGCGGCGGACGCGGCGAAGCTGCACCGGGACAACGCCAAGAAGGACAAGGAGACGGCGGAGGCGAAGCTGGGCGCCGCGCTGAAGGCTGAAGCGGACGCGAAGGCGGCTGCCGCCGACGCGCGCGCCAAGCGGCTCGCGGCCGAGGCCGAGGAGAAGACGGCCAAGGCGGAGAAGGACATCGCCGCCGCCAAGCAGATCGAGGCCAACCAGCACAAGCGGACCGCGCAGGCCGAGGCCGCGAACGCGAAGGACGCCAAGGAGAAGGCCGAAGCCTCCGAGGCGACCGCGGTCGCGCGGAAGAACGACGCGGTGACGGCCCGCGACAAGGCCCGCGATCTGCGGGACGACGCCTGGGACGCCGAGCAGAAGGCGGACGCCTCCCGGGCGAAGGCGGACGCGAAGGAGGCGTTCGCCCAGGCCCACGAGTCCGACAGCAGCGCCGGGGAGTCCAGGGCGGCGGCGGACGCGGCCTCCGCGCACGCGGATGACGCGGAAGCGGCTGCCGGCCGTTCCCGGGCCGCGGCGGACGCCGCCACCCAGGCGGCAGCCGAGGCGGACGCCGCCGCCACCCGCGCCGAAGCGGCGGCCAAGCGCTCCCGCTCGAACGCGGACGCCGCCCAGGCCGCCAAGCTGAGGGCCGATGCCGCCGTCGCCACCGCGACCAGCGCCGTGGCCGACGCCATCACAGCGTCCCAGCACGCCTCCTCCGAGGCCATGACGGCTGTCAAGCTGGCGGACGAGGCGGAGGCGCTGGCCAAGACCGCCATGTCCCAGGCGGACGAGGCGAACAAGGAGGCCGCCAAGGCCCTGGCCGCCTCGGCGAAGGCCGCGGGCTTCGCCCATGTCACCGCGCAGGCCGCGGTCGACGCGGGCAACGCCGCGTCCCAGGTCGCCAAGCCGGCCAACGACGCGATCGAGCTCGGCTCCCCGTACGTCACCACCGACTCGGCCGCCGGCCTGGTCGTGCTGGCCGGTCAGTCGGCGAAGTCGATCGCCGACCAGCAGCAGGCCGTGGCCGACGCCCACGCCAAGAACGCGCAGGCGGAAGCGGCAGCGGCCAAGAACCTCGCCGACCAGGCGACCGGCGACACGAAGATCGCCTACCAGTACGCGGCCAACGCCGCCACCCACGCGGCGACCGCCCGCACCTACTCCAAGGAGGCCCTCGGCTACGCGGCCGACGCCGCCAAGGCCGCTTCCCAGGCATCGGCGTCCCTGGCCCGCACCATCGAGTACGACCGACAGGCCGCCGCCGACGCGACAGCCGCCGACCAGGCAGCCGGCCGCGCCGAGGGCTACGCCAAGGACGCGCGTGCCTCCGCCGACCAGGCAGCCCTCGACGCGTCGGCGGCTCGCGAGGCCGCAGCCGCGGCGGAACAGTCCGCCAAGGACGCCCGCGCCGCAGCCGACCGCGCCGACACAGCCGCCACGGAAGCGGAACAGGCGGCGAAGGACGCGCTGAAGTACGCGCAGGAGGCGCAGCAGGCGGCAGAGGCAGCGGCACGCAACGCCGCGAACAAGCAGGTCTCCACCGGAGCGGGCACCGGAGTCGGCGGCACGTGGTACGTCGTCGACGAGGAAAGCATCGAGATCACCGACGCCAGGCAGCACGACCCCTGCAAGATCGAGATCGGCTTCGAAGGCTGCACCGTCACGTTCACGGTCACGTTCAGCGCGATGGTCGACTTCTTCCTCTGCAACAACCCGGAGATCCCGGAGGGCATCAGTTGTCCGTCCGAGGACACGATGCTCATCGAGAGCAAGCGCATCCCAGGGCTGAAGAAGGACGTCACCGAGTACTTCTCCAAGCTGGAACTCATCCAGCAGACCCTTACCTACAAGATCATCAAGGCGGTCCTGGTCCAGGACTTCGTCGACTGCTGGCACGGCAGCGTCAGCGGCTGCGCCTGGGCCCTGAGCAACTTCATCCCCGGCAAGGCGTTCACCAAGGTCTTCGAGGGAATCCGGGCTCTGGACGCCGCGATGAAGACCGGAGTGGGTGTCGCCGACGCGTTCAAGGCACTCAAGACCCTGGACCTGGATCCCGCGACGCTCGCCAAGGTCGCGCAGCAGGTGAACATCTACGAGGACGCGTTCACGGCCTGCGCGCGCAACAGTTTCCCCGCCGAGACCCCGGTGCTGATGGCGGACGGTTCACACCGGCCCATCAGTCAGGTGGGCGTGGGTGACCTCGTCCTGGCCACGGATCCGGATTCCGGCAAGCTGCTGGCCCGGAAGGTGACCGACACCTTCCAGCACGACACCGATCGGCTGGTGGACCTCACCGTCGCCGGCGGCGGCACGCTGACCAGCACCGCGGGCCACAAGTTCTACGTGGTGGACCGTGGCTGGACGCTGGTCTCCGACCTGCGCGTCGGCGACCTCCTGCGCACCCCGGACGGCTCCGTCCGCGCGCTGAGCGCCCTCCGGGACCGCTCGGGCCTGGCGCCGCGTACCGTCTACGACCTCACGGTCGACGACCTGCGTACGTTCTTCGTGCGCACGTCGGGTCAGCGGCCCGAGGACGTGCTTGTCCACAACTGTCTGAACCTCGTGGGCGATGAAGGCAGGGACGGCGCACACACCCTCACGGACCATGTGACCATCAGCGGGCAGCGGCTGACGGACAAGATCGCCAAGGATGGCGTCGTGTCGGTCTGGAACGACCAGGCCACCGCGATGCGCGCCACCAACGAGGCCTTCCAGCAGTGGCTGAAGCGCAGCCCGAAGAACGGGGAGAAGCTCGCGAAGTGGATCACCGCGCAGCGGAAGAAGCCAAAGGGAACGATCTTCGACCCCCGCTTCGACCTCTTCCCCATCGACTGGACGCTGCGGGGCGAGGGTTCGCTCGGCAAGGTCTACCGCTCGGGGGCCGCAGCGCCGACCGATGCGGGTAACGAGGTGGTCATCAGGATCAAGGCGGTGCGCGGGAAGGCGCACCCAGGGGACGAGGCTACGGGCGTCCCGGACAACTTCGTCATCTTCACCAGCTACCCGAGGTAG
- a CDS encoding SLATT domain-containing protein yields MSQPEMQPEGPPQRPPHDGRSEGPPELGFAGLRPGDLTGRPFPLGDWGEPAPRLDELYRWVEQGALETAAWYLADRVWKRRGARALRTGAALGAVAGAALPLLDLTGVMGGVAPWGYLAMLVAVACVAADRFFGVTSGWIRDVATAQAVQRRLQALQFDWASESVREVLGPTEGTAGEAADRCLGVLRRFSEDVTELVRAETADWMVEFRTGSAPLGIQSAGMGMPRQDATVHQGRFGVAAPGARPNMPRQRPPEAR; encoded by the coding sequence GTGAGCCAGCCGGAGATGCAGCCCGAGGGGCCGCCGCAGAGACCGCCCCACGACGGGCGGAGCGAAGGTCCCCCCGAGCTGGGTTTCGCCGGGCTGCGGCCCGGGGACCTCACCGGCCGGCCCTTCCCCCTGGGCGACTGGGGCGAGCCCGCGCCGCGCCTCGACGAGCTGTACCGGTGGGTGGAGCAGGGAGCCCTGGAGACGGCGGCCTGGTATCTCGCCGACCGCGTCTGGAAACGGCGCGGGGCCCGGGCACTGCGTACGGGCGCCGCGCTCGGGGCGGTCGCCGGGGCCGCGCTGCCGCTGCTCGATCTCACCGGGGTGATGGGCGGGGTCGCCCCCTGGGGGTATCTGGCGATGCTGGTCGCGGTGGCGTGCGTGGCCGCCGACCGGTTCTTCGGGGTCACCTCGGGGTGGATAAGGGACGTCGCCACCGCGCAGGCCGTGCAGCGACGGCTCCAGGCGCTGCAGTTCGACTGGGCGTCGGAGAGCGTGCGGGAGGTCCTGGGCCCGACGGAGGGCACGGCGGGCGAGGCCGCGGACCGGTGTCTCGGGGTGCTGCGGAGGTTCTCGGAGGACGTGACGGAGCTGGTCCGGGCGGAGACGGCGGACTGGATGGTGGAGTTCCGGACGGGCTCCGCGCCGCTGGGCATCCAGTCGGCGGGGATGGGGATGCCCCGGCAGGACGCGACGGTGCATCAGGGGCGCTTCGGGGTCGCCGCACCGGGTGCGCGGCCGAACATGCCTCGACAGAGGCCGCCGGAGGCGCGGTGA